The following coding sequences lie in one Phaeodactylum tricornutum CCAP 1055/1 chromosome 12, whole genome shotgun sequence genomic window:
- a CDS encoding predicted protein translates to MVDSDEDFSLGEEDEYTESDGCTKKHALEDIGPERAAKSVRSKSPKASNQTRALMPSTLEVLLPMEREASLLLQGIDYDRNTSARIIVASLRFQKEYLLKKSKNKCKNTPAPEVRNTVCRMLGVSPKVYTKIMSGYILHRSVYASGLDGQGRGGNSGAKSSRIPRTKSVSIAVREFVRGERKLQKLVTGREVLDFFIKEGILCIPMDPKMGVFVKKDFQTASRNVRRYLQDYGYRRGRRNNIAPNQSMIAKRHEYVQALFTNEALPKGERLRNVYMDESCIHEHYNKNDRSVWDPKDVLDIQHGKSKHKGRRYCFAAAIQGPDPFVDVPELASEKAGLVPGTIWAFCPQKKGSDQGDYHKVFNGENFVTWWKNQLLPNLHQPCLIHMDNAAYHKVYGSHVPKCGKMQKQECIDYLHSKGIETEAECSAVVLKVRTKAWIVANEKFECVRLAEEQGHRVLFTPPYHSDLQPIELVWALIKGNVGRQYSLDSTLDLVYQRLMKEFDMLQESGHDSIHCMIVKCTNLARQFKEDIPMEEAADEALEMEEADDYDAYKAGLDEGIPPENYPDESGEESGVEDVFGAASDADLKENGDIKDTVQV, encoded by the coding sequence ATGGTGGACTCGGATGAAGATTTCTCCTTGGGAGAGGAAGACGAATACACAGAATCTGACGGATGCACTAAAAAGCATGCACTGGAAGACATTGGGCCAGAACGCGCGGCAAAATCGGTCCGGTCGAAGTCTCCAAAGGCGTCCAATCAGACAAGGGCCCTGATGCCAAGCACACTTGAGGTACTTTTGCCTATGGAAAGAGAAGCTTCCTTGCTACTCCAGGGCATAGACTACGATCGAAATACCTCGGCGCGTATCATTGTGGCCAGTCTTAGGTTCCAGAAGGAATATCTCCtgaaaaaatccaaaaataAGTGTAAGAACACACCCGCTCCTGAAGTTCGAAATACCGTGTGCCGTATGCTTGGCGTTTCACCAAAGGTTTACACTAAAATCATGTCAGGGTACATCCTACACCGCTCTGTTTATGCTAGTGGATTGGATGGTCAAGGGAGAGGCGGAAATAGTGGCGCAAAATCAAGTCGGATCCCCCGAACAAAGAGCGTTTCGATTGCCGTCCGTGAGTTTGTTCGAGGGGAACGGAAACTTCAGAAACTAGTAACGGGACGTGAAGTGCTGGATTTCTTTATTAAAGAAGGCATATTATGCATTCCAATGGATCCGAAGATGGGAGTGTTTGTAAAGAAAGATTTCCAGACAGCCTCTCGCAATGTGCGTCGATATTTGCAAGACTATGGTTACAGGCGGGGCCGACGTAACAACATTGCCCCAAATCAATCAATGATTGCCAAACGCCATGAGTATGTTCAAGCTCTCTTTACCAATGAAGCACTACCAAAAGGGGAAAGGCTGCGCAATGTGTACATGGATGAAAGTTGTATTCATGAGCACTATAACAAGAACGACAGGAGTGTTTGGGACCCTAAGGATGTCTTGGACATCCAGCATGGAAAGTCAAAGCACAAAGGTCGGCGATACTGCTTTGCTGCCGCAATTCAGGGACCAGATCCTTTTGTTGATGTTCCTGAACTTGCATCCGAAAAGGCTGGGTTGGTGCCAGGAACCATTTGGGCATTCTGTCCACAGAAGAAGGGTAGTGACCAAGGTGACTACCATAAAGTATTCAATGGTGAAAACTTTGTCACTTGGTGGAAAAATCAGCTCCTACCCAACCTGCATCAGCCTTGTCTTATTCACATGGACAATGCAGCATATCATAAGGTATATGGGAGTCATGTTCCAAAGTGTGGGAAGATGCAAAAGCAGGAGTGTATTGATTATCTCCATTCCAAAGGTATTGAGACGGAGGCAGAATGTTCTGCTGTGGTGCTTAAAGTCCGGACAAAGGCCTGGATtgttgcaaatgaaaaatTTGAGTGTGTGAGGTTGGCTGAGGAGCAGGGACATAGAGTTCTGTTCACCCCACCATATCATAGCGATCTGCAACCAATTGAGCTTGTATGGGCTTTGATCAAGGGAAATGTTGGCAGACAGTACAGTTTGGATTCAACTTTGGACCTTGTGTACCAGCGATTGATGAAAGAATTTGACATGTTGCAGGAGTCAGGGCatgattccattcattgtATGATTGTCAAGTGCACCAATTTAGCGCGACAGTTCAAGGAAGACATTCCAATGGAGGAGGCAGCTGATGAGGCATTGGAAATGGAGGAAGCTGATGATTATGATGCTTACAAAGCGGGATTAGACGAAGGTATACCTCCCGAAAATTATCCGGATGAAAGCGGAGAGGAAAGCGGTGTAGAGGATGTGTTTGGTGCGGCTAGCGATGCTGATCTCAAGGAGAACGGAGACATTAAAGACACAGTGCAAGTTTAA
- a CDS encoding predicted protein, producing MLPRPSARRRYRNVLPILLHGDAAFAGQGVVYETMQMAEVPDFDVGGTIHVIINNQIGFTTNPLHSLSVPYSSELGKAFNCPTFHCNGDDPLAVSTALETAVEWHHDWGMDVIIEMVCYRCNGPNKLDQPAFAQPKLYKEISQHPPTLDIFEKGLIEEGTLSKEDVKRSVTLRWKATRRIGSFQDVCGKGDGLVELQVDWFQRAVAD from the coding sequence ATGTTGCCAAGGCCGTCAGCCAGAAGAAGATATCGTAACGTTTTACCAATCCTATTGCACGGagacgccgcctttgccgggcAAGGGGTAGTCTACGAGACCATGCAAATGGCCGAGGTGCCCGATTTTGATGTCGGTGGAAccattcacgtcatcatcaacaatcaGATTGGCTTCACCACCAACCCCCTACATTCGCTCTCAGTGCCCTACTCGTCGGAGTTGGGCAAGGCCTTCAATTGCCCCACCTTTCActgcaacggcgacgatcCCCTAGCAGTATCGACGGCACTCGAGACAGCCGTCGAATGGCATCACGACTGGGGCATGGATGTCATTATCGAGATGGTCTGCTACCGTTGTAATGGTCCCAACAAATTGGATCAGCCGGCCTTTGCACAACCCAAACTCTATAAGGAAATCTCTCAACACCCACCAACCCTGGATATTTTCGAAAAAGgattgattgaagaaggaaccTTATCCAAAGAAGATGTTAAGAGATCCGTGACTTTACGCTGGAAAGCTACGAGAAGGattggaagcttccaagatgtatgtggaaaaggagacGGATTGGTTGAGCTCCAGGTGGACTGGTTTCAAAGGGCCGTCGCAGATTAG
- a CDS encoding predicted protein, whose amino-acid sequence MNWRIGFAEIFWRSSFRSVHVLRFRECAFIFAVALLCAQGFQPTLFSQSKRLQVLGYLKSPHTRPKPFLSQPVSEDTAVSPPKSQIVSIRSTNLAGARDHDAKQGSVCINIAPGQNLVAVTGETGSGKSLLVGKVVNLLCGGKATPSLVATFEPHEDSTLYSGGVTTVVEMDLLLTDPHLGATKATLERLGVNSSLLFSAATNSSCGILCLRRSLATSLATSERAKLRLKSACSINGQSVTLKALATVAGPLLATVDAGIAANALVKTTSLMAILDTAVKPQVKTYMTQSKAKYRVCRREREVLEAELASRVLPTSYTSDSLNDVELLTHWIDEIDAFESRVMSFCKFASGLQDSNGSALETARAELATATWMENGSRRPNIFSSRLYDCIVMLRDAIRDADNQIVAAYDAIETLSSMSRSESTMSSLERARKLLFDAAQSEESPNSKISQAAEESHELLNSVESTLLNCSRFMESNFLNRLEECRQTCPCSVEAVDGLLLEWNTLARKHGIAPTTLPSCHKALQNERNGNVEALQLLPASIEQEAQAFVSFRDACELLTIERRRVAERLSEVVTDRLPCLGMEGMALQVEVSEVRRCDEPSAYGTGSVLGTNEVDFWLVSALSSANATGTNANRVVPRRSPIHTTASSGEKARILLAIECALPGSIGAMIDGSASNAAAAGDESDDDMEQRFSKQSPVAVIYDEIDAHVGGNAAVAVANMLAIQSSQSSQVFCITHSASVAATADLHIVIQSVGDKTKEKGYNGVKALTVEGIARRKELARMASGNLAKAEAEIFADALLRAGAESRRSVEG is encoded by the coding sequence ATGAATTGGAGGATAGGTTTCGCAGAGATCTTTTGGCGATCGTCATTTCGGAGTGTCCATGTTTTACGATTTCGTGAGTGTGCCTTTATCTTCGCTGTTGCTCTTTTATGCGCGCAGGGCTTTCAACCAACTTTATTTTCACAATCGAAAAGACTGCAAGTGCTTGGGTATTTAAAGTCGCCGCACACACGACCCAAACCCTTCCTTTCGCAACCAGTATCGGAAGATACGGCTGTTTCCCCCCCTAAGAGTCAAATTGTCTCCATTCGATCAACGAATTTAGCGGGGGCTCGCGACCACGACGCGAAGCAGGGAAGTGTTTGCATAAATATTGCTCCGGGGCAAAACTTAGTAGCGGTTACCGGGGAAACAGGGTCGGGAAAGTCGCTGCTTGTGGGTAAGGTTGTCAATTTGTTATGCGGAGGCAAGGCGACGCCATCGCTTGTCGCCACTTTTGAACCGCATGAAGATTCCACGTTGTATAGTGGAGGTGTAACGACTGTGGTTGAAATGGATCTTTTGTTGACGGATCCGCACCTTGGTGCTACCAAAGCTACCCTGGAACGACTTGGAGTGAACTCTTCCTTGTTATTCTCTGCCGCAACTAATTCTTCCTGCGGAATTCTATGTCTCCGACGGTCGCTAGCAACGTCGCTAGCAACATCAGAAAGAGCGAAGCTGCGATTAAAGTCTGCTTGTTCAATCAATGGCCAAAGCGTGACGCTCAAAGCTTTGGCTACCGTCGCGGGTCCTCTGCTAGCGACAGTCGATGCTGGGATAGCAGCAAATGCTTTGGTGAAGACGACATCCCTCATGGCCATTCTTGATACCGCGGTAAAGCCGCAAGTAAAAACCTATATGACTCAGTCGAAAGCAAAGTACCGGGTCTGCCGTCGGGAACGGGAGGTCCTAGAAGCAGAACTTGCTAGCCGTGTGCTGCCAACATCTTATACGTCCGACTCTCTGAACGACGTGGAACTACTAACACATTGGATTGACGAAATCGATGCCTTTGAATCTCGTGTGATGTCGTTTTGTAAGTTTGCGTCGGGTTTACAGGATTCCAATGGGTCAGCCTTGGAAACTGCCCGTGCAGAGTTGGCCACGGCGACCTGGATGGAAAATGGCTCGAGAAGGCCAAATATATTTTCGTCTCGACTGTATGATTGCATCGTAATGCTACGAGACGCAATAAGAGACGCAGACAACCAAATTGTGGCAGCGTATGACGCTATTGAAACTTTGTCGTCGATGTCGCGTTCTGAATCGACCATGTCGAGTTTAGAGCGCGCTCGTAAGCTACTTTTCGACGCTGCCCAATCAGAAGAATCACCCAATTCAAAGATATCACAAGCAGCTGAAGAATCCCATGAGCTTCTGAATAGTGTTGAATCTACCCTCCTGAACTGCTCTCGCTTTATGGAATCAAACTTCTTGAATCGCTTGGAGGAGTGTCGCCAAACTTGTCCGTGTTCGGTTGAGGCTGTCGACGGCCtcttgttggaatggaaCACGTTGGCACGCAAGCACGGGATAGCTCCGACAACGTTACCATCGTGCCACAAAGCATTGCAGAACGAGCGAAATGGGAACGTGGAAGCATTGCAACTACTGCCGGCTTCGATCGAGCAAGAAGCACAAGCGTTTGTTTCATTTCGGGACGCCTGCGAGTTGTTGACTatcgaacgacgacgagtggCAGAGCGATTGTCAGAAGTCGTGACCGACCGTTTACCTTGCTTGGGGATGGAAGGGATGGCGCTGCAAGTAGAAGTCAGTGAGGTTCGACGATGTGACGAGCCGTCTGCCTACGGGACAGGATCAGTTCTCGGCACGAATGAGGTTGACTTTTGGCTCGTTTCGGCATTGTCGTCCGCAAATGCTACCGGAACTAATGCGAACCGCGTGGTCCCTAGACGATCTCCAATTCACACAACGGCAAGTTCGGGAGAGAAGGCAAGAATTTTGCTCGCGATAGAATGTGCGTTGCCTGGTTCGATTGGTGCTATGATCGACGGTAGTGCTTCCAATGCGGCGGCTGCGGGGGACGAAAGTGACGATGACATGGAACAACGTTTCTCGAAACAGTCTCCGGTGGCGGTCATTTATGATGAGATTGATGCACACGTTGGTGGAAATGCAGCGGTCGCCGTTGCCAACATGTTAGCTATTCAGTCGTCGCAATCGAGTCAAGTATTTTGCATTACGCATAGCGCATCGGTTGCGGCCACGGCAGATCTGCACATTGTTATCCAATCCGTTGGTGATaaaacgaaggaaaaggGTTACAATGGCGTCAAGGCATTGACTGTGGAGGGCATCGCTCGCCGAAAGGAGTTGGCCCGTATGGCGAGCGGAAATTTGGCAAAGGCTGAGGCGGAAATTTTCGCCGATGCATTGTTACGCGCTGGTGCCGAGAGCCGTCGAAGTGTAGAGGGATGA
- a CDS encoding predicted protein, which yields MGGRSKRPSGGRMLRIIAAVLVLCLWAFKFPILFDESIDRAKDSPATHSSSGNNWDFLTLPQTPLAANQNLIQIEFDWINARLLGPDSYGGTDKCSLCGCPGVPTPRDCPQWYTVEDIQDSVHFMDDHSDVLIPHSRALLNKRRLEAEGDCQVKEVTQARGGWCLTPNPKGEKMTTANGSFLVPFHHVPPAKRLVDEIDKLIRDEDVRSIVDFGAGVGQYKLALTERHPDLQYYAYDGAGNAVNYTNDYLEYFDLTIPLGLPKADWVLSLEVGEHVPSKYEGMVLRNLHRHNCKGIILSWGVLGQGGYGHVNNHSNDYIIKVIEQLGYVLDQKLTARFQQAKDNYWWFKKSTMAFRRTTEVC from the coding sequence ATGGGAGGTCGTAGCAAAAGACCCTCGGGTGGACGTATGCTACGCATCATTGCTGCGGTGCTAGTACTGTGCTTATGGGCCTTTAAATTTCCCATATTGTTCGATGAGTCGATTGACCGAGCAAAGGATTCTCCGGCAACGCACAGTTCCTCAGGGAATAACTGGGACTTTCTGACGTTGCCGCAGACACCTTTGGCAGCAAACCAAAACCTGATACAGATCGAATTTGATTGGATCAATGCACGTTTGCTCGGACCCGACTCTTACGGTGGAACCGATAAATGCAGTCTTTGTGGGTGTCCTGGCGTTCCAACCCCTCGAGACTGCCCGCAGTGGTACACAGTGGAGGACATCCAAGACTCCGTACACTTTATGGATGATCACAGCGATGTGCTTATTCCGCACTCACGTGCTTTGTTGAACAAAAGACGATTAGAGGCGGAAGGCGACTGTCAGGTGAAGGAGGTTACTCAAGCCCGAGGTGGATGGTGTCTTACACCAAATCCTAAAGGGGAAAAAATGACTACGGCTAATGGCAGCTTTCTTGTACCATTCCATCATGTTCCTCCAGCAAAGCGTCTCGTCGATGAAATTGACAAGCTGATTCGAGACGAAGACGTAAGATCAATAGTCGACTTTGGTGCAGGTGTAGGACAGTACAAGTTGGCCTTGACCGAGCGGCATCCTGATCTACAGTACTATGCGTATGATGGGGCTGGTAATGCTGTTAATTATACCAACGACTACCTGGAATACTTTGATCTGACCATTCCTTTGGGACTACCCAAGGCGGATTGGGTTTTGTCACTTGAGGTGGGAGAGCATGTGCCTAGTAAATACGAAGGTATGGTCCTACGGAATCTGCATCGACACAATTGCAAAGGAATAATATTGAGTTGGGGTGTTCTTGGCCAAGGAGGATATGGCCATGTCAACAACCACTCCAATGATTATATCATCAAAGTGATTGAACAGCTTGGATATGTTCTAGACCAAAAATTGACTGCACGATTCCAGCAAGCCAAGGATAATTACTGGTGGTTCAAAAAATCAACCATGGCCTTTCGACGTACGACTGAAGTCTGTTAG
- the NDK2 gene encoding nucleoside diphosphate kinase 2 (homolog to fungal NDK), protein MERTYIMIKPDGVQRGLIGEIIKRFEAKGFKLVAMKLTAPGKEHLEKHYEDLKDKKFFPGLIAYMTSGPVCAMVWEGKGAVKEGRKMLGATMPSESAMGTIRGDFCIEVGRNICHGSDAVESANAEIALWFPEGVCDWESASQPWVYE, encoded by the exons ATGGAGCGCACTT ATATCATGATCAAGCCTGACGGCGTCCAGCGTGGGCTTATCGGAGAAATCATCAAGCGCTTCGAGGCCAAAGGTTTCAAGCTCGTTGCCATGAAGCTAACTGCCCCGGGCAAAGAGCACCTTGAGAAGCACTACGAAGACTtaaaggacaagaaattctTTCCTGGTCTTATTGCGTACATGACTTCTGGCCCTGTCTGTGCCATGGTCTGGGAGGGAAAAGGAGCTGTCAAAGAAGGACGCAAAATGCTGGGTGCCACCATGCCCAGCGAATCCGCGATGGGAACCATTCGAGGTGACTTTTGCATCG AGGTCGGCAGAAACATTTGCCACGGAAGTGATGCCGTTGAGTCCGCGAATGCTGAAATCGCCCTATGGTTTCCAGAAGGCGTTTGCGACTGGGAGAGCGCTTCTCAGCCTTGGGTCTATGAGTAG
- a CDS encoding predicted protein, translated as MNRSTSDCDRTSTEPRRQTFTENDCGQQQQRQQQQGQKLPKNKSKEAEPNVDAPLRITDGTDSSCAHSSMSSSECSSNVGLTISAIEKTTRRIRSSQHFPLAEVSVPSSIASPPSDASVANTCTVTEISEPGTALKRASVFSEESYLAQSLPMADSTPSKPQHEKNAEAEIDDEFESALLSQRKSRVLFSRLREAIPQGRLSIIDLSRRGLDVSHAFLLKEAITHSPQLSVLKLAYNEFCDEGTTILAMAFCQNGVHHKHLSVVDLAFNEIGDVGCEALAVHAMAGNYVLRAIDLSGNQIGERGALSIAGAILHGTGLSRLHMSANRIGSMGVQAVAGAIANRDSRIAETEAALTGSTEIHSIVDLQLGTVLIASGGFAAIPGMLVTNTALRSLCVSNNNLDDQDILLMSQALTQNKRLPLEELVLSFNQITCQGVENLMNSIWGSTTLKKIKLDNNRLRDRGAQLCAVVLTSIPLQSLDIGCNAVTSAGIKALMKNVSENSSLISLGLAGIHIDQNSSKAVSYALAYNTSLQAVYFDNSHAGYSAQRHIVAGIVSNQSAPLRLLTGFPLAPIAVTLGVPRLPEVWSNDQVLGFFRLMWRQWAIKAGRGNVGKGDIPRGPAPPAAVAAAAKVAFASLGTALQTLFQTEMYEKPISERPSVDPSDTALLERSLSGTLEIPKCSFVNEDELSEWEGGKSKMDGTDTLPSSAHTLSVQETYENSERRSRNLRWLRLHFRSLSEVGRIPFNNAELWHLHQYYFSPPNVVLHDCDGLHHEVTSTPARGMAAPSTPNQQPSAPGMGRAISFQSLGNAFSVSRSLSHAGGHKRRSEKQCQSEEQPALKRPKNSKPRIAYYPRIMTKLQALGSSQADQILALLRQLKFAESLLFAGKSLYCDEASIADNEAHYSDVEMILLDLL; from the exons ATGAACAGAAGTACGAGCGACTGCGACCGTACCTCGACCGAGCCAAGACGGCAAACCTTCACTGAGAATGATTGtggccaacaacaacagcggcagcagcagcaaggGCAAAAACTCCCAAAGAACAAATCCAAAGAGGCCGAACCGAATGTAGATGCCCCCCTACGAATCACGGATGGCACCGACAGTAGCTGCGCCCATTCTTCAATGTCCTCTTCGGAGTGTAGCTCCAATGTAGGTCTCACAATCAGCGCGATTGAGAAAACGACTCGGCGAATACGCTCATCACAACATTTTCCGCTGGCGGAAGTTTCGGTACCGAGCTCGATAGCTTCGCCGCCGTCGGATGCTTCTGTAGCGAACACTTGTACTGTGACGGAGATTTCTGAACCGGGAACTGCATTGAAGCGAGCAAGCGTTTTTTCGGAGGAAAGCTACCTTGCGCAATCTCTTCCGATGGCAGACAGTACTCCCAGCAAGCCGCAACACGAGAAAAATGCTGAGGCAGAAATCGACGATGAATTTGAATCAGCTCTTTTATCACAGCGGAAGAGCAGGGTCTTGTTCTCTCGTTTGCGAGAAGCCATACCCCAAGGTCGTCTATCGATA ATCGACCTGTCTCGAAGGGGTCTCGATGTCTCTCACGCGTTCCTCTTAAAGGAGGCAATCACTCACAGTCCACAGCTATCTGTTTTGAAGCTTGCTTACAATGAATTTTGCGACGAAGGGACTACTATTCTCGCAATGGCATTCTGTCAAAACGGGGTACATCACAAGCATTTGTCGGTAGTAGATCTGGCTTTCAACGAGATAGGCGATGTGGGGTGCGAGGCGCTGGCAGTACACGCTATGGCCGGGAACTACGTATTGCGTGCAATAGACCTTAGTGGAAATCAGATTGGAGAGCGGGGGGCGCTTTCTATTGCCGGTGCAATTTTACATGGCACTGGCTTGTCGCGATTGCACATGTCGGCGAACCGAATTGGATCTATGGGTGTGCAGGCCGTTGCTGGTGCAATCGCCAATCGAGATTCACGAATAGCTGAGACGGAGGCTGCGTTGACGGGGTCAACTGAAATTCACAGCATTGTTGATTTGCAGTTAGGAACAGTTCTGATAGCATCTGGAGGATTCGCTGCGATACCGGGAATGCTTGTGACAAATACTGCCCTGCGCTCGCTTTGCGTATCAAATAACAATCTTGACGATCAAGATATTCTATTGATGTCGCAAGCTCTGACACAAAACAAAAGGCTACCCTTGGAAGAGCTAGTACTTTCTTTCAATCAAATCACGTGTCAAGGTGTTGAGAATTTAATGAACTCTATATGGGGATCGACTACGTTGAAGAAAATAAAGCTGGACAATAACCGACTACGAGATCGGGGCGCACAGCTTTGTGCGGTTGTTCTGACATCAATTCCACTGCAATCACTTGATATTGGGTGTAACGCCGTGACGAGCGCCGGGATCAAAGCTTTGATGAAGAATGTATCCGAGAACAGTTCGCTAATTTCACTCGGGCTTGCTGGAATACACATCGATCAAAATTCTTCCAAGGCTGTATCGTATGCGTTGGCGTACAACACTTCGTTGCAAGCGGTTTACTTCGACAATTCTCACGCGGGGTATTCTGCTCAGCGACACATCGTTGCCGGAATTGTTTCCAACCAAAGTGCACCTTTACGATTGCTGACAGGCTTCCCTCTTGCGC CCATTGCCGTCACCCTGGGAGTGCCACGGTTGCCGGAGGTTTGGTCGAACGACCAGGTGTTGGGTTTTTTCCGGCTTATGTGGCGCCAGTGGGCAATTAAAGCCGGACGCGGAAACGTTGGAAAAGGCGATATTCCCCGTGGACCAGCGCCTCCAGCGGCGGTTGCGGCAGCTGCCAAAGTCGCTTTTGCTTCGCTGGGAACTGCGCTTCAAACTCTATTTCAGACGGAAATGTACGAGAAACCAATTTCGGAACGCCCCTCGGTCGATCCTTCGGATACTGCTTTGTTGGAACGAAGTCTATCAGGAACCCTTGAGATCCCAAAATGTTCCTTCGTGAACGAGGACGAATTGAGCGAATGGGAAGGAGGAAAGTCGAAGATGGACGGCACCGATACACTGCCTTCTTCGGCGCATACACTATCCGTTCAGGAAACTTATGAGAATTCCGAGCGACGTAGTCGCAATTTACGCTGGCTAAGGTTGCACTTTCGTTCACTATCAGAGGTTGGGCGAATTCCTTTCAACAACGCCGAACTTTGGCATCTACATCAGTACTATTTCTCGCCACCGAATGTCGTGCTTCATGACTGCGATGGTCTGCATCACGAGGTAACGTCGACGCCTGCCCGCGGTATGGCAGCACCTTCAACACCAAATCAGCAGCCCAGCGCACCTGGAATGGGTCGCGCGATTTCCTTTCAATCGTTGGGAAATGCATTCTCTGTCTCCCGCTCCCTGTCACACGCTGGAGGGCACAAACGGCGATCTGAAAAGCAATGCCAATCAGAGGAACAACCCGCACTGAAACGCCCGAAAAATTCAAAGCCTAGGATCGCCTACTATCCAAGAATCATG ACCAAGCTACAGGCTCTTGGAAGTAGTCAAGCAGATCAAATACTAGCGTTGCTTCGACAGTTAAAATTCGCAGAAAGCTTGTTGTTTGCTGGAAAGAGTCTCTACTGTGATGAAGCTTCGATTGCTGATAACGAAGCTCATTACAGTGACGTCGAAATGATCCTGTTAGATCTTCTGTAG
- a CDS encoding udp-n-acetylglucosamine pyrophosphorylase (Catalyses the reaction UTP + N-acetyl-alpha-D-glucosamine 1-phosphate = diphosphate + UDP-N-acetyl-D-glucosamine) gives MDQTRNVFTDADDESEIRSRYVQAGQEHVFQHYAQLSPTERTSFLHQLRDIQVENVAILLKSAESIDQGEPTDETAIAPFPTNIVGRSTDETLVRDSYTTGMEAIRKNQVATLVLAGGQGTRLGFDGPKGMYSIGLPSERTLFAMMALRIRKLAALAGEENVALPFYVMTSPLNHDATVAYFHSKEYFGLPESDVFFFQQGTLPCLTKDGKIILERAGKVAVAPDGNGGIYPALQRSGALQDMMTRGVRYLHVFSIDNALIKPADPVFLGYCIGQGADCGNKVVWKSHAHEKVGVVASRGGKPCIVEYSEITTEMAESTDDDGRLLFGAGNICNHFYTLDFLREKILPNMGNMYHIAHKKIPFYDAATQSTVAPTENNGIKLETFIFDVFPLSVNMAVFEIERSEEFSPVKNKAGSEADSPDTARAMASDQAKKWIKNAGGNLIGKISPLTSYGGEGLEHYEGQDVACPFSL, from the exons ATGGATCAAACCCGCAACGTGTTCACAGACGCAGATGACGAATCGGAAATTCGGTCTCGCTACGTGCAGGCCGGTCAGGAGCATGTGTTCCAACACTACGCCCAATTGTCGCCGACGGAAAGGACATCTTTTCTGCATCAGCTGCGGGACATTCAGGTTGAAAACGTTGCCATTTTATTGAAGTCAGCCGAATCTATCGACCAAGGAGAGCCCACCGACGAGACAGCTATTGCGCCTTTTCCTACCAATATTGTTGGTAGATCTACTGATGAGACGCTTGTGCGAGATTCCTACACAACGGGCATGGAAGCCATTCGAAAGAATCAAGTAGCTACCCTAGTATTAGCCGGAGGTCAAGGAACTAGATTGGGATTTGACGGTCCCAAGGGCATGTACAGTATTGGCCTACCGAGCGAACGGACACTCTTTGCCATGATGGCGCTGAGGATCCGAAAACTTGCGGCACTAGCCGGTGAGGAAAATGTTGCTTTACCGTTTTATGTCATGACCTCGCCCCTCAATCACGACGCGACAGTGGCATACTTCCATTCCAAAGAGTATTTTGGGCTGCCGGAGAGTGACGTGTTTTTCTTTCAGCAGGGAACTCTTCCCTGCCTGACGAAAGACGGTAAGATTATTCTCGAACGAGCAGGGAAAGTAGCCGTCGCTCCCGACGGCAACGGTGGTATATACCCTGCCTTGCAGCGCTCCGGTGCGCTGCAAGATATGATGACCAGGGGTGTCCGATATCTTCACGTATTTAGCATTGACAATGCCTTGATCAAACCAGCAGATCCGGTCTTTCTCGGATACTGCATCGGACAAGGAGCCGACTGTGGCAACAAGGTTGTGTGGAAGTCGCACGCACATGAAAAAGTTGGAGTTGTGGCGTCTCGAGGCGGGAAGCCTTGTATCGTGGAATATTCCGAAATCACAACAGAAATGGCGGAGAGCACGGATGATGACGGGCGATTGCTGTTTGGAGCGGGCAACATCTGCAATCACTTTTATACTTTAGACTTTCTGAGAGAGAAGATTCTACCCAACATGGGCAACATGTATCACATTGCGCACAAGAAGATTCCCTTTTATGACGCAGCTACTCAATCCACAGTTGCCCCGACCGAAAATAACGGCATCAAGCTGgagacttttatttttgACGTCTTTCCCCTTTCCGTGAATATGGCCGTTTTTGAAATTGAACGAAGCGAAGAATTTTCGCCCGTCAAGAATAAGGCAGGGTCGGAAGCGGACAGTCCAGATACGGCTCGAGCCATGGCTTCCGATCAGGCTAAAAAATGGATCAAAAATGCTGGTGGTAACTTGATCGGAAAG ATTTCACCACTCACTTCCTATGGCGGAGAAGGATTGGAGCACTATGAAGGTCAGGATGTTGCCTGTCCGTTTAGCCTATGA
- a CDS encoding predicted protein, with protein MVVPATRAKALSLYRQLLRGAEKMPTPNRRKFVVKKTRTEFRSNKSLTDPDEIQFCIRLADTNLDTVMIQAEHLTRLMKDPTYHADI; from the coding sequence ATGGTCGTACCTGCCACCCGAGCGAAAGCCTTGTCTCTGTATCGCCAGCTCTTGAGAGGCGCCGAAAAGATGCCGACGCCCAATCGGAGAAAGTTTGTCGTGAAAAAGACACGCACCGAGTTTCGATCCAACAAGAGCCTGACAGACCCAGACGAAATCCAGTTCTGTATTCGGTTGGCCGATACCAATCTTGATACTGTTATGATACAAGCCGAGCATCTGACGAGGCTAATGAAAGACCCAACGTATCATGCCGACATATAA